A region of Rhizorhabdus wittichii RW1 DNA encodes the following proteins:
- a CDS encoding putative plasmid maintenance system antidote protein, XRE family (TIGRFAM: addiction module antidote protein, HigA family), translating into MANPMTAGLKPTHPGEMLRTIILPEIDRPKAEIARLLGISRQHFYDILNGEKPVTPNMALRLGKMFGGSPEAWIRMQNAFDLRREAEAMAEVLETIPDLAAA; encoded by the coding sequence CTATGACCGCCGGCCTGAAGCCGACCCATCCGGGCGAGATGCTGCGGACGATCATCCTTCCCGAGATCGACCGGCCGAAGGCGGAGATTGCCCGGCTGCTCGGCATTTCGCGCCAGCATTTCTACGACATATTGAACGGGGAGAAGCCGGTCACTCCGAACATGGCCTTGCGCCTGGGCAAGATGTTCGGCGGCTCCCCCGAGGCGTGGATCAGGATGCAGAACGCGTTCGACCTTCGGCGCGAGGCCGAGGCGATGGCCGAGGTCCTGGAGACGATCCCGGACCTCGCCGCCGCCTGA
- a CDS encoding peptidase S14, ClpP (PFAM: peptidase S14, ClpP), whose amino-acid sequence MTEILIYGIVGDSWDGLDANTIVPLISAGDDDLDVRINSPGGYVMEGLAIYNAIIRERGKGRKVTTHIDGLAASMGSILAMAGEEIVMADNALLMIHNPWDCACGDAIELRRAADRLDQLRDQMVGIYSKATGLEADALIPMLDAETWMTATEALALNFITSIAPAEIEAAALDVTKFGFKHVPDSPRIAAMAMGGSRPAPATRKPKGTDMPGQGKDTVAGTEAPDTITTTEAQALANNAIVAERTRATGIRALADKHKLGVAWADKLIGEGKSLEEARACALDALAERGDSAGIGHSGPAVVVTQDARDKWLTGAANSIIMRAGIGGTIKAAAQKRGEKIDLDPGEFRGIRNSELARMSLEMSGVRIRTYDRDKIVGMAITHSAMGSGPGQTGSDFAVLLENVMHKTLQAAYLIAPDTWTRFCGIGSVSDFRAHNRYVRGTFGELDDLTEDGEFTRKAIPDGAKESIAAGTKGNTVGLSRQAIVNDDMEAFSFTAIDLGRAAKLTIEKAVYRLLAMNGGLGPLMKDGKTLFHADHGNIATGAAPSVDSFDKIAVLMGEQKDLSGNEFLDISPAVWLGPRAMQGDVIVINGAEYDPDTASKLQRPNKVRGLFKDIVGTPRLTGAPWYAFADPEIAPALEVVFLDGEQEPLLDSKDGWDYDGVEWRIRHDHGAGAVNYRSAARNPGAGG is encoded by the coding sequence ATGACGGAAATCCTGATCTACGGGATCGTCGGCGATAGCTGGGACGGTCTCGATGCCAATACGATCGTGCCGCTGATCTCGGCGGGCGACGATGATCTCGACGTGCGGATCAACAGCCCCGGCGGATACGTCATGGAGGGTCTGGCGATCTACAACGCGATCATCCGCGAGCGGGGCAAGGGCCGCAAGGTCACGACGCATATCGATGGCCTGGCGGCGTCGATGGGGTCGATCCTAGCGATGGCCGGCGAAGAAATCGTCATGGCCGATAATGCGCTGCTGATGATCCATAATCCGTGGGACTGCGCCTGCGGCGATGCGATCGAGCTGCGCCGCGCCGCCGATCGGCTCGACCAGCTCCGCGATCAGATGGTCGGCATCTACAGCAAGGCCACCGGCCTGGAGGCCGACGCGCTGATCCCCATGCTCGACGCCGAGACGTGGATGACCGCTACCGAAGCGCTCGCGTTGAACTTCATTACGTCGATCGCCCCCGCCGAGATCGAGGCGGCAGCGCTCGACGTGACCAAATTCGGGTTCAAGCATGTGCCCGATAGTCCGCGCATCGCCGCCATGGCGATGGGCGGTTCCCGGCCGGCACCGGCCACTCGCAAACCGAAAGGAACTGACATGCCCGGACAGGGTAAGGATACGGTGGCCGGCACCGAAGCGCCGGACACCATCACCACCACTGAGGCGCAGGCGCTCGCCAATAATGCCATCGTCGCGGAACGCACCCGCGCGACCGGCATCCGCGCGCTCGCCGACAAGCACAAGCTCGGCGTGGCCTGGGCCGACAAGCTGATCGGCGAAGGCAAGTCGCTGGAAGAGGCCCGCGCCTGCGCGCTCGACGCGCTGGCCGAGCGCGGTGACAGCGCCGGTATCGGCCACAGCGGTCCGGCCGTCGTCGTCACGCAGGACGCGCGCGACAAGTGGCTGACCGGCGCCGCGAACTCGATCATCATGCGCGCCGGCATCGGGGGCACGATCAAGGCCGCTGCCCAGAAGCGCGGCGAAAAGATCGATCTCGATCCGGGTGAGTTCCGCGGCATCCGTAATAGCGAACTGGCGCGCATGTCGCTGGAGATGTCGGGCGTCCGCATCCGCACCTATGACCGTGACAAGATCGTCGGCATGGCGATAACCCATAGTGCCATGGGCAGCGGCCCCGGCCAGACCGGCAGCGACTTCGCTGTGCTGCTGGAAAACGTCATGCACAAGACGCTTCAGGCGGCGTATCTGATCGCGCCCGATACGTGGACGCGGTTCTGCGGGATCGGGTCCGTCAGCGATTTCCGGGCGCACAACCGCTATGTCCGGGGCACGTTCGGTGAGCTCGACGATCTCACCGAAGATGGCGAGTTCACGCGGAAGGCAATTCCCGATGGCGCGAAGGAGTCAATCGCAGCCGGGACCAAGGGCAACACGGTCGGCCTGTCGCGTCAGGCGATCGTCAACGACGATATGGAGGCCTTCTCGTTCACTGCTATCGATCTCGGCCGGGCCGCCAAGCTGACTATCGAAAAGGCCGTGTATCGCCTGCTGGCCATGAATGGTGGCCTCGGCCCGCTGATGAAGGACGGCAAGACGCTGTTCCACGCCGATCACGGCAATATCGCGACGGGTGCCGCGCCTTCGGTTGACAGCTTCGACAAGATCGCGGTGCTGATGGGCGAGCAGAAGGACTTGAGCGGCAACGAGTTCCTCGACATCAGCCCGGCCGTCTGGCTCGGGCCGCGCGCCATGCAGGGCGACGTCATCGTCATCAATGGCGCGGAATATGATCCGGACACGGCCAGCAAGTTGCAGAGGCCGAACAAGGTCCGGGGCCTGTTCAAGGATATCGTCGGTACGCCGCGCCTGACTGGCGCGCCCTGGTATGCGTTCGCCGATCCCGAGATCGCGCCCGCGCTCGAAGTCGTGTTCCTCGACGGCGAGCAGGAACCGCTGCTCGATAGCAAGGATGGCTGGGACTATGACGGCGTGGAGTGGCGCATTCGCCACGATCATGGCGCCGGGGCGGTCAACTATCGTTCGGCGGCCCGGAACCCCGGCGCGGGCGGCTGA
- a CDS encoding phage portal protein, lambda family (TIGRFAM: phage portal protein, lambda family~PFAM: phage portal protein, lambda), translating to MTPRANLLDRMISSAAPHWALKREKARFTLDRLRGVRAEYDGATKGRRASGWRRKVKDANGELSPRVMAALRGIADDMVRNNPHAARGVSAIAEHMVGDGITFQLYRNGQHDVELTARVRAHLDGTACDAAGRHDLYGLQLQAARTIVTRGAAVMRRRWRRVSDGLPLPFQLQLLEPDYIDMGKVGAAGKGRPDYLINGIEFDQLGRRRGYWLYSSHPGSVRPGALASKFVPAEDVAHIFRADRPEQEHGATWFAPVIVRMKDFADYEDAQVMRQKIAACFAVFKFGDPEGVDAIAGDSEEDALESIEPGMIYDIPEGGKVEFASPPSVDGYGDYSSVSLHAVSAGLGGIPYEIMTGDLKGVSFISGRLGRLSWNRAVATWQWLMFIPQFCGAVQRWTFDALELMGEDLTGVTMRWTPPRVALLDPATEIPAIRDAVRSGQMTPSEAIRERGLDPDTFFEEWAEDAARFDRLRLIFDSDPRRVTAVGNPTAPVKRAE from the coding sequence GTGACCCCGCGCGCGAACCTGCTCGACAGGATGATCTCGTCTGCCGCGCCGCATTGGGCGCTGAAGCGGGAAAAGGCCCGGTTCACGCTCGATCGTCTGCGCGGTGTTCGGGCCGAATATGACGGCGCGACGAAGGGCCGTCGCGCCTCGGGCTGGCGGCGCAAGGTCAAGGATGCGAATGGCGAGCTGAGCCCCCGCGTCATGGCAGCCCTGCGCGGCATCGCCGACGATATGGTGCGCAACAATCCCCATGCCGCGCGCGGCGTGTCCGCCATCGCCGAGCATATGGTCGGCGATGGGATCACCTTCCAGCTCTACCGCAACGGTCAGCATGACGTAGAGCTGACCGCCCGCGTCCGCGCCCATCTCGACGGCACCGCCTGCGATGCCGCCGGTCGGCATGACCTGTACGGGCTCCAGTTGCAGGCCGCGCGCACCATCGTGACGCGCGGCGCTGCGGTGATGCGTCGTCGCTGGCGCCGGGTGTCGGATGGACTGCCACTGCCCTTCCAGCTCCAGTTACTCGAGCCGGACTATATCGACATGGGCAAGGTCGGCGCGGCGGGGAAAGGCCGGCCCGACTATCTGATCAATGGGATCGAGTTCGACCAGCTCGGCCGGCGGCGGGGATACTGGCTCTATTCGAGTCATCCGGGATCGGTGCGGCCTGGCGCGCTGGCGTCGAAGTTCGTGCCCGCCGAGGATGTCGCGCATATCTTTCGCGCCGATCGGCCGGAACAGGAGCATGGCGCGACCTGGTTTGCGCCGGTCATCGTTCGTATGAAGGATTTCGCGGACTATGAGGACGCGCAGGTCATGCGGCAGAAAATCGCCGCCTGTTTTGCGGTGTTCAAGTTCGGAGACCCGGAAGGCGTCGACGCTATCGCCGGCGACAGCGAGGAAGATGCGCTCGAAAGCATAGAGCCCGGCATGATCTACGACATCCCCGAAGGCGGCAAGGTCGAGTTCGCCTCGCCGCCTTCGGTGGACGGATATGGCGACTATTCCAGCGTGTCGCTGCATGCCGTGTCCGCCGGTCTGGGCGGCATCCCCTATGAGATCATGACCGGGGACCTGAAGGGCGTCAGCTTCATTTCGGGGCGCCTCGGCCGGCTGAGCTGGAACCGTGCCGTCGCGACTTGGCAATGGCTGATGTTCATCCCGCAATTCTGCGGCGCCGTGCAACGCTGGACGTTCGACGCGCTCGAACTGATGGGCGAGGACCTCACCGGCGTGACGATGCGCTGGACCCCGCCTCGCGTCGCGCTGCTCGATCCCGCGACCGAAATCCCGGCGATCCGCGATGCGGTGCGATCGGGCCAGATGACGCCGAGCGAAGCGATCCGCGAACGCGGGCTCGATCCCGACACCTTCTTCGAGGAATGGGCCGAGGATGCGGCCCGTTTCGATCGGCTCCGCCTGATCTTTGATAGCGATCCTCGGCGGGTGACCGCCGTTGGCAACCCGACCGCGCCGGTAAAGCGCGCCGAATAA
- a CDS encoding phage terminase GpA (PFAM: phage terminase GpA) — MLRRVASIIRPKASLTVSQWAIEHLGYDPETLPWQMEIMDALGDPEVAEVGLMGPAQAGKSEIGLAWLGWSIEHDPAGFMICQPSKVLTQDFVVRRVAPMIKSTSALRGQLLSEVGADNMFLKQFRAMLLTSIWPTAENFRARPVPRGWVDDYDAIDANIEGKGSAVSLMDDRAATFEGRDTKFISSSPADEKGGKIEAFVKGGTHERLMPPCPHCEERIEIDLRRDLRFDDSGSADLAEQTAHVVCSKNGCIIEPHHKRTMIDAMARLPGRGFVVTNLDAGRRRRTFSADGLLCFRSWGRLARQWREAQIEWETLQSEAGLVGFFNGKAGYNYRSILSGEPPIEIKTLAARRRKGWKLGTVPAGVKVIVITVDVQANRFECAAVGYGDGLECWVIDRWTIETLADGLTSVQPLRYREHWAALLPLFSRDWPLADGSGQAAQALTVAIDARGGESDLVTGFWHLCVAAGIHRNRVTLLQGGNNPRAELISRARRSDEKAGGGVKRNSPAKWTVNVHALKNILDARLRREKPGPGYIHFPEDFRELHFDELTAEEKQDGKWKKIRPRNETLDLMVMSYAALLRSPFAGTRTTMSWVPREYRVPEQELPNLMASKNDDGTDPAALGAADIKPSASGSIDETARDRADGQEPGAAVATAAPAAPKRKRRAGGVNPITGRAAGSWLKRN, encoded by the coding sequence TTGCTGCGGCGGGTGGCGTCGATCATCCGGCCGAAAGCGTCGTTGACGGTCAGCCAATGGGCGATTGAGCATCTCGGCTACGATCCGGAAACGCTGCCCTGGCAGATGGAGATCATGGACGCCTTGGGCGATCCGGAGGTCGCCGAAGTCGGATTGATGGGGCCTGCCCAGGCGGGCAAATCGGAAATCGGTCTGGCCTGGCTGGGCTGGTCGATCGAACATGATCCGGCCGGCTTCATGATCTGCCAGCCTTCGAAGGTGCTGACGCAGGATTTCGTCGTTCGCCGCGTGGCGCCGATGATCAAGAGCACGTCGGCGCTACGCGGGCAGCTCCTATCCGAGGTCGGCGCCGACAATATGTTCCTGAAGCAATTCAGGGCCATGCTGCTGACTTCGATCTGGCCGACCGCCGAGAATTTCCGCGCGCGGCCGGTGCCGCGCGGTTGGGTCGACGACTATGACGCGATCGACGCCAATATCGAGGGTAAGGGTTCGGCCGTCTCGCTGATGGACGATCGTGCCGCGACGTTCGAAGGGCGGGATACCAAGTTCATTTCATCTTCGCCGGCCGACGAAAAGGGCGGCAAGATCGAAGCCTTCGTCAAGGGCGGCACACATGAACGGCTGATGCCGCCATGTCCGCATTGCGAAGAGCGGATCGAGATCGACCTTCGTCGCGATCTGCGGTTCGACGATAGCGGCAGCGCCGACTTGGCCGAACAGACAGCGCACGTCGTCTGTTCGAAAAACGGCTGCATCATCGAGCCGCATCACAAGCGGACGATGATCGACGCGATGGCGCGGTTGCCCGGTCGCGGCTTCGTCGTCACGAACCTCGACGCTGGCCGTCGCCGCCGGACGTTCAGTGCGGACGGATTGCTGTGCTTCCGGAGCTGGGGGCGCCTCGCCCGCCAGTGGCGTGAGGCGCAAATCGAGTGGGAGACGCTGCAAAGCGAAGCCGGCCTGGTCGGCTTTTTCAACGGCAAGGCCGGATATAATTACCGGTCGATCCTGAGCGGCGAGCCGCCGATCGAGATCAAGACGCTGGCGGCGCGCAGGCGGAAGGGTTGGAAGCTCGGCACCGTTCCCGCCGGGGTCAAGGTCATCGTCATCACCGTCGACGTGCAGGCCAATCGGTTCGAATGCGCGGCGGTCGGGTATGGCGACGGGCTGGAATGCTGGGTCATAGATCGGTGGACGATCGAAACGCTGGCGGACGGACTGACCAGCGTCCAGCCTCTCCGGTATCGCGAGCATTGGGCGGCGTTGCTGCCCTTGTTCAGCCGGGATTGGCCGCTGGCCGATGGGTCGGGGCAGGCGGCCCAGGCGCTGACCGTCGCGATCGACGCGCGCGGCGGCGAAAGCGATCTGGTGACCGGGTTCTGGCATCTGTGCGTGGCGGCCGGCATCCATCGGAACCGCGTGACCTTGTTGCAGGGCGGCAACAATCCCCGCGCCGAGCTGATCAGCCGCGCGCGGCGATCGGACGAGAAGGCGGGCGGCGGCGTCAAGCGGAACAGTCCGGCGAAGTGGACGGTCAATGTCCATGCCTTGAAGAATATCCTCGACGCGCGGCTGCGGCGCGAGAAGCCGGGGCCGGGATATATCCATTTCCCCGAGGACTTCCGCGAGCTGCATTTCGACGAGCTGACGGCGGAAGAGAAACAGGACGGCAAGTGGAAGAAGATCAGGCCGCGTAACGAAACGCTCGACCTCATGGTCATGTCCTACGCCGCCCTGTTGCGCAGTCCCTTCGCCGGCACCCGCACGACGATGAGCTGGGTCCCCCGCGAGTATCGCGTTCCCGAACAGGAGCTTCCGAACCTCATGGCTTCGAAGAACGACGACGGCACGGACCCGGCGGCGCTGGGGGCGGCCGACATCAAACCATCCGCATCGGGTTCGATCGACGAAACAGCGCGAGATCGAGCCGATGGTCAGGAGCCCGGCGCGGCGGTTGCGACTGCCGCGCCGGCAGCTCCGAAGCGGAAGCGGCGCGCGGGGGGTGTCAATCCGATCACCGGCCGGGCGGCCGGGTCATGGTTGAAAAGGAACTGA
- a CDS encoding phage/plasmid primase, P4 family (TIGRFAM: phage/plasmid primase, P4 family~PFAM: Phage/plasmid primase, P4-like; Bifunctional DNA primase/polymerase-like): MADNVVPIGEAKKPRKPRGGGEPPKGSGNIFLDAALGYAARGWPVFPCNPKNKRPLLGKDRDAQGNAIPGTGGLKKASTDPETIRGWWRKWPKAMIGLLTGVNGLFVVDFDPGIETDPKTGEPIMDPVTGEPIEYTLEGLKAVLCFQIGGPLPASLAVRTAGKGGVHVYFRQPDEGADIRNRNNLPHRIDVRGTGGYVIAPPSVMDTGREYRWLHGDADVEPVEAPAALVDILRKPKGSAPSENVGANAPASSRPTVAVDRPTSEADAEEQALRRYGLAALDREVEKARTAPNGTRNNTLNACGLALGHLVGAGALSRELAISALVDVARAWRDIDKSTDTITRAVDDGAADPRELAHVRADARDRFRRFAGRRRDNPSAASGLRAAEIEQSFQSGSEANDGDAAGVETGRRSTASQRARAARELHGKLARYNRTDLGNAERWRDRFGDDFRYSPALGWFAWDRKRWKLLSAEANKVPGEVLASVFKMVRAIRREAWVVRASGVPDLEKNPGGLDRTVFDEKGKAKRLSAALFAWADTSEGNARLTCVAKLAMPFITIEPDAFDRDLYAFNVQNGTLRFRRERRPDGSWRVMMKLMDHDRRDLLTKISPVTFDPEAKSPVYDGLLEWAQPDPAMRRYLHQWGGLSLTGETGEQKLHFWHGGGGNGKGTVLNAWCHVAGDYFASVSIETFLDQGPKKSGDKATPDLAKLPGVRLLRVSEPEERAQLAEALIKLVTGQDPLSVRHLHKGFFEFLPHFKLTIMGNHWLGIRGTDKGIWRRVKLIPWDASIDDADKDETLPDQLKAEASGILNHMIKGLLDWMRNGLIEPRSVTQATAAYREASDPLGRFLALCVRPAQGKRVQSSRLHAVYEAWCAAASEPTWKNKTFAQALLDKGYKKKPSNGMQWLDIELIRQREDFVDEQGNPKPFTIEEDEDDPPPIEPDDGVQWGDDDDLPPL; the protein is encoded by the coding sequence GTGGCTGACAATGTCGTGCCGATCGGCGAGGCGAAGAAGCCGCGCAAGCCTAGGGGCGGCGGGGAGCCGCCCAAGGGATCGGGCAATATCTTCCTCGACGCCGCGCTGGGCTATGCCGCGCGCGGGTGGCCCGTGTTTCCGTGCAACCCGAAGAACAAGCGGCCGCTGCTCGGCAAGGATCGCGACGCCCAGGGCAATGCCATCCCCGGCACGGGAGGGCTGAAGAAGGCCTCGACAGATCCCGAGACGATCAGGGGCTGGTGGCGGAAATGGCCGAAGGCGATGATCGGCCTGCTGACGGGCGTGAACGGCCTGTTCGTCGTCGACTTCGATCCCGGTATCGAGACCGATCCGAAAACCGGCGAGCCCATCATGGACCCGGTAACGGGGGAGCCGATCGAATATACGCTGGAAGGCCTGAAGGCCGTCCTGTGCTTCCAGATCGGCGGGCCGCTGCCGGCGTCGCTGGCGGTCCGCACCGCCGGCAAGGGCGGCGTCCACGTCTATTTCCGCCAGCCCGACGAAGGGGCGGACATCCGCAATCGGAACAACCTTCCGCACCGGATCGACGTGCGCGGCACCGGCGGCTATGTCATCGCGCCGCCGTCCGTCATGGACACCGGCCGGGAATATCGCTGGCTTCATGGCGACGCCGATGTCGAGCCGGTCGAGGCGCCCGCGGCCCTGGTCGACATCCTGCGGAAGCCGAAGGGTTCCGCCCCATCGGAAAACGTCGGCGCGAATGCGCCGGCATCATCGCGCCCCACCGTCGCGGTGGATCGGCCGACGAGCGAAGCCGATGCCGAGGAGCAGGCGTTGCGCCGCTATGGCCTGGCCGCGCTCGATCGCGAGGTGGAGAAGGCCCGCACCGCGCCGAACGGGACGCGCAACAACACGCTGAACGCCTGTGGGCTCGCGTTGGGCCATCTGGTCGGAGCCGGGGCCTTGTCGCGCGAGCTGGCGATCAGCGCCCTGGTCGACGTGGCGCGGGCGTGGCGCGACATCGACAAGTCGACCGACACGATCACCCGCGCGGTCGACGATGGCGCCGCCGATCCGCGCGAGCTGGCGCACGTCCGCGCCGACGCCCGTGATCGCTTCCGCCGCTTCGCGGGGCGAAGGCGCGACAACCCTTCCGCCGCTTCCGGTCTGCGCGCAGCGGAGATCGAGCAAAGCTTCCAATCTGGAAGTGAGGCGAATGACGGCGACGCCGCCGGGGTGGAGACAGGGCGGCGGTCGACCGCATCGCAGCGCGCGCGCGCGGCGCGGGAGCTGCACGGCAAGCTCGCCCGGTACAACCGGACGGACTTGGGCAATGCCGAGCGGTGGCGGGACCGGTTCGGCGACGACTTCCGCTATTCGCCCGCGTTGGGCTGGTTCGCGTGGGACCGCAAACGCTGGAAGCTGCTGTCGGCCGAGGCCAACAAGGTGCCGGGCGAGGTGCTGGCGTCCGTGTTCAAGATGGTGCGCGCGATCCGGCGCGAAGCCTGGGTGGTCAGGGCGTCGGGTGTGCCCGACCTGGAGAAGAACCCCGGCGGGCTGGATCGCACCGTGTTCGACGAGAAGGGCAAGGCGAAGCGGCTGTCGGCCGCGCTGTTCGCCTGGGCCGACACCAGCGAAGGGAATGCTCGGTTGACCTGCGTCGCCAAGCTGGCGATGCCGTTCATCACGATCGAGCCGGACGCCTTCGATCGCGATCTCTATGCCTTCAACGTCCAGAACGGGACGCTGCGCTTCCGGCGCGAGCGGCGGCCGGACGGATCGTGGCGCGTCATGATGAAGCTGATGGATCATGATCGACGCGACCTGCTGACCAAGATCAGCCCCGTGACCTTCGATCCGGAGGCGAAGAGCCCGGTCTATGACGGGCTGCTCGAATGGGCGCAGCCCGATCCGGCGATGCGGCGCTATCTCCATCAGTGGGGTGGCCTGTCGCTGACCGGCGAGACGGGCGAGCAGAAACTACACTTCTGGCATGGCGGCGGCGGCAACGGCAAAGGCACGGTGCTGAACGCCTGGTGCCATGTCGCGGGCGACTATTTCGCGTCGGTGTCGATCGAGACGTTCCTCGACCAGGGGCCGAAGAAATCGGGGGACAAGGCGACGCCCGATCTCGCGAAGCTGCCCGGCGTTCGCCTGCTGCGGGTGTCGGAGCCGGAGGAGCGGGCGCAGCTGGCCGAGGCGCTGATCAAGCTGGTTACCGGTCAAGACCCCCTTTCGGTGCGGCACCTCCACAAGGGCTTCTTCGAGTTCCTGCCGCACTTCAAGCTGACCATCATGGGCAACCATTGGCTCGGCATCCGGGGCACGGATAAGGGCATATGGCGGCGCGTGAAGCTGATCCCATGGGACGCCTCGATCGATGATGCCGACAAGGACGAGACGCTCCCCGACCAGCTCAAGGCCGAAGCGAGCGGCATCCTCAACCATATGATCAAGGGCCTGCTCGACTGGATGCGCAACGGCCTGATCGAGCCCCGATCCGTGACGCAGGCGACGGCGGCCTATCGCGAGGCGAGCGATCCGCTCGGCCGGTTCCTGGCGCTGTGCGTCCGGCCGGCGCAGGGGAAGCGGGTGCAGTCCTCCCGGCTGCATGCCGTCTATGAAGCCTGGTGTGCGGCGGCGAGCGAACCGACCTGGAAGAACAAGACCTTCGCGCAGGCGCTGCTCGACAAGGGGTACAAGAAGAAGCCCAGCAACGGGATGCAATGGCTCGATATCGAGCTGATCCGCCAGCGCGAAGATTTCGTCGACGAGCAGGGCAACCCCAAGCCCTTCACGATCGAGGAGGACGAGGACGATCCGCCGCCGATCGAGCCCGACGATGGGGTGCAGTGGGGCGATGACGACGATCTCCCGCCCCTCTGA
- a CDS encoding single-strand binding protein (TIGRFAM: single-strand binding protein~PFAM: single-strand binding protein/Primosomal replication protein n): MAGSVNKVIIVGHLGRDPESRSFQNGGKVVGLRVATSEQWKDRSTGERRDRTEWHQVAIHNEGLATIAESYLRKGSKVYLEGQLRTRKWTDQQGVERYTTEIVLQGYQAQLVLLDGAQGDHRDDRGGDGGQQQKSRETDAFGGDLDDDVPF, translated from the coding sequence ATGGCCGGTAGCGTCAACAAGGTTATCATCGTCGGTCACCTCGGCCGCGATCCGGAAAGCCGATCCTTCCAGAATGGCGGCAAGGTCGTAGGCCTGCGCGTCGCCACCTCCGAACAATGGAAGGACCGGTCGACCGGCGAGCGGCGCGACCGCACCGAATGGCATCAGGTCGCGATCCATAATGAGGGGTTGGCGACCATCGCCGAGAGTTATTTGCGCAAGGGGAGCAAGGTCTATCTCGAAGGCCAGCTCCGCACCCGCAAATGGACCGACCAGCAGGGCGTCGAGCGCTACACCACCGAGATCGTGTTGCAAGGCTATCAGGCTCAGCTCGTGCTCCTCGATGGCGCCCAGGGCGATCATCGCGACGATCGCGGCGGCGATGGCGGCCAGCAGCAGAAATCGCGCGAAACGGACGCGTTTGGCGGCGATCTCGACGACGACGTACCGTTCTGA
- a CDS encoding D12 class N6 adenine-specific DNA methyltransferase (PFAM: D12 class N6 adenine-specific DNA methyltransferase), with protein sequence MNAHASIPPAVPRPLLRWLGGKFRLAPWIIEHFPPHRIYVEPFGGAASVLLQKPRAYNEIYNDLDGELVNLFRVLRSDAAEALIEAVRLTPYARADYLLAYEPCEDVVERARRMIVRSHMGHGTGGARIDRPSGFRSDGISGTTNVAGEWADLPGALAAIVDRLRGVSIDCRPALELIAVYDDPKALIYLDPPYVPETRSTKSRRPGEKYHTYAHELTVDDHVELLDAACASRAMIVISGYPAGLYDQRLQGWRRVERAARAHRNSPRTEVLWINPLAADRLGPGQLL encoded by the coding sequence GTGAACGCGCATGCATCGATCCCGCCGGCGGTGCCCCGGCCGCTGCTGCGCTGGCTGGGCGGTAAGTTCCGCCTCGCTCCCTGGATCATCGAGCATTTCCCGCCGCACCGCATCTATGTCGAGCCGTTCGGCGGCGCGGCATCGGTGCTGTTGCAGAAGCCGCGCGCCTATAACGAGATCTACAACGATCTCGACGGCGAGTTGGTGAACCTGTTCCGGGTGCTGCGCAGCGATGCGGCCGAGGCACTGATCGAGGCCGTTCGGCTGACCCCCTATGCGCGGGCGGATTATCTGCTGGCTTACGAGCCGTGCGAGGATGTCGTCGAGCGCGCGCGGCGCATGATCGTGCGGTCGCATATGGGGCACGGCACCGGCGGCGCGCGGATCGATCGTCCGTCCGGCTTTCGATCGGACGGCATCAGCGGCACGACGAATGTCGCGGGGGAATGGGCAGACCTGCCGGGCGCGCTGGCCGCGATCGTCGACCGGCTCCGGGGCGTCTCCATCGACTGCCGGCCGGCGCTGGAGCTGATCGCTGTCTATGACGATCCGAAGGCGCTGATCTACCTCGACCCGCCTTATGTCCCCGAGACACGCTCGACCAAGTCGCGCCGGCCGGGCGAGAAATACCATACCTATGCCCACGAACTGACCGTGGACGATCATGTCGAGCTGCTGGACGCCGCCTGCGCGTCGCGGGCGATGATAGTGATCTCGGGCTATCCGGCCGGGCTGTACGACCAGCGCCTGCAGGGCTGGCGCCGGGTGGAGCGCGCGGCGCGGGCGCACCGAAATTCGCCGCGAACCGAAGTCCTCTGGATCAATCCGCTCGCGGCCGATCGGCTCGGGCCTGGTCAACTGCTGTGA